One Euphorbia lathyris chromosome 1, ddEupLath1.1, whole genome shotgun sequence DNA segment encodes these proteins:
- the LOC136227443 gene encoding uncharacterized protein, protein MALRHSLNSFKSMARHLKGNSATYTTATSPKTASYTPTADLHHHQQQTKKGGVKGDFVPVYVAIGMIAISVSLGLFTAKHQILYSPNVRVKKKVRETVPEVEDPDRVVDEADKFLKKSLFRKIAHIQEFENVSAICLILFMEMRLLISLMLRLSSPSEWILKLTDCFSLST, encoded by the exons ATGGCTCTCAGACATTCACTG AATTCCTTCAAATCCATGGCGCGTCATTTGAAAGGAAACTCAGCAACATATACAACAGCAACCTCTCCTAAAACGGCATCGTATACGCCAACAGCTGATTTGCATCATCATCAGCAGCAGACAAAGAAAGGAGGAGTGAAAGGAGACTTCGTGCCGGTTTATGTAGCCATAGGAATGATAGCAATATCAGTGTCTTTAGGTCTATTCACTGCGAAGCATCAAATACTCTATTCCCCAAATGTTAGGGTGAAGAAGAAGGTAAGAGAAACAGTACCGGAGGTTGAAGATCCAGATCGAGTAGTGGATGAAGCTGATAAGTTTTTGAAGAAATCATTGTTCAGGAAAATCGCTCATATTCAGGAATTTGAGAACGTCTCAGCTATATGCCTAATACTGTTCATGGAGATGCGTTTGCTCATCAGCCTCATGTTGAGACTCTCAAGTCCGTCGGAGTGGATCCTAAAGCTCACTGATTGTTTTAGCCTTTCCACATGA